One segment of Ipomoea triloba cultivar NCNSP0323 chromosome 12, ASM357664v1 DNA contains the following:
- the LOC115999714 gene encoding GDP-mannose 3,5-epimerase 2, which produces MGSSGGIDYGAYTYENLEREPYWPSEKLRISITGAGGFIASHIARRLKSEGHYVIASDWKKNEHMTEDMFCHEFHLVDLRVMDNCLKVTQGVDHVFNLAADMGGMGFIQSNHSVIMYNNTMISFNMMEASRINGVKRFFYASSACIYPEFKQLETNVSLKESDAWPAEPQDAYGLEKLATEELCKHYNKDFGIECRIGRFHNIYGPFGTWKGGREKAPAAFCRKALTSTDKFEMWGDGLQTRSFTFIDECVEGVLRLTKSDFREPVNIGSDEMVSMNEMAEMVLSFDEKKLPIHHIPGPEGVRGRNSDNTLIKEKLGWAPTMRLKDGLRITYFWIKEQLEKEKAQGVDLSTYGSSKVVGTQAPVQLGSLRAADGKE; this is translated from the exons ATGGGAAGCTCTGGAGGAATTGATTATGGTGCTTACACCTATGAGAACCTTGAGAGGGAGCCTTACTGGCCATCTGAGAAGCTCCGCATCTCCATTACCGGAGCTGGAGGGTTTATTGCTTCTCACATTGCTCGCCGGCTGAAGAGCGAGGGCCACTACGTTATTGCTTCTGACTGGAAGAAAAACGAGCACATGACTGAGGACATGTTCTGTCATGAGTTTCATCTCGTTGATCTGAGGGTTATGGACAATTGTCTGAAGGTCACTCAAGGAGTTGACCATGTCTTCAACCTTGCTGCTGATATGGGTGGAATGGGGTTCATTCAGTCTAATCACTCTGTTATTATGTACAACAACACAATGATCAGCTTCAACATGATGGAAGCTTCCAGGATTAATGGCGTTAAAAG GTTCTTCTATGCCTCTAGTGCATGCATTTACCCTGAATTCAAGCAACTAGAGACTAATGTGAGTTTGAAGGAATCTGATGCATGGCCTGCTGAG CCTCAAGATGCATATGGATTAGAGAAACTTGCGACCGAAGAATTGTGCAAGCATTACAACAAAGATTTTGGAATTGAATGCCGTATTGGAAGGTTCCACAACATTTATGGTCCATTTGGAACATGGAAag GTGGAAGGGAAAAAGCTCCTGCTGCTTTCTGTAGAAAAGCGTTAACTTCAACAGATAAATTCGAAATGTGGGGAGATGGACTTCAAACTCGTTCGTTTACTTTCATCGATGAGTGTGTTGAAGGTGTTCTCAG GTTAACAAAGTCAGACTTTCGGGAGCCTGTTAACATTGGAAGTGATGAGATGGTTAGCATGAATGAGATGGCTGAGATGGTTCTTAGCTTTGATGAGAAGAAGCTGCCGATTCACCACATTCCCGGGCCAGAAGGTGTCCGTGGTCGAAACTCTGACAACACTCTCATCAAGGAGAAACTTGGTTGGGCTCCAACAATGAGATTGAAG GACGGGTTGAGAATCACCTACTTCTGGATCAAGGAACAGCTCGAGAAGGAGAAAGCTCAAGGCGTCGATCTCTCCACATATGGATCTTCCAAGGTGGTGGGAACCCAAGCCCCGGTGCAACTTGGATCGCTCCGTGCTGCTGATGGCAAGGAATGA